A genomic region of Magnolia sinica isolate HGM2019 chromosome 6, MsV1, whole genome shotgun sequence contains the following coding sequences:
- the LOC131248952 gene encoding auxin-induced protein 22B-like, whose product MESATTFEADLTLKATELRLGLPGTDSFETQTPSISRGNKRTLAETMAEECRAKTNPMEANDGESDQEAAPVAKAQVVGWPPIRSYRKNSFQARKTEAETAGIYVKVSMDGAPYLRKIDLKVYNGYPELLKALETMFKCFITGEFSEREGYKGTEYEPTYEDKDGDWMLVGDVPWDMFISSCKRLRIMKGSEARGLGSCV is encoded by the exons ATGGAAAGCGCTACGACATTTGAGGCCGATCTAACCCTTAAGGCGAccgagttgagattagggttgcCTGGGACAGATTCATTTGAGACGCAAACACCGTCGATCTCAAGGGGTAACAAAAGGACACTTGCAGAGACGATGGCTGAGGAGTGTCGGGCCAAGACTAATCCCATGGAAGCCAATGACGGGGAGAGCGACCAAGAAGCCGCGCCTGTGGCCAA GGCACAAGTAGTAGGGTGGCCACCAATCCGATCCTACCGGAAGAATAGCTTCCAAGCGAGGAAGACGGAGGCCGAAACGGCTGGGATTTACGTGAAAGTTAGTATGGATGGAGCTCCTTACTTGAGGAAGATTGATCTCAAGGTCTACAATGGCTATCCTGAGCTCCTCAAGGCCTTGGAGACCATGTTCAAATGTTTCATTACTG GTGAATTTTCAGAGAGGGAAGGTTACAAAGGAACTGAATATGAACCCACGTATGAAGATAAAGATGGGGACTGGATGTTGGTTGGAGATGTACCATGGga TATGTTCATCTCTTCATGCAAGAGGCTGAGAATAATGAAAGGATCAGAAGCTAGAGGCCTGGGTTCATGCGTATAA